The genomic interval tatttattgtaatgcctgcactgtcttgtgcactttatgcagtcctgggtaggtctgtagtctagtgtagctttttcctgtgttgtttttaagtagttcagtgtagtttttgtattgtttcatgtagcaccatggtcctgaaaaacgttgtctggtttttactgtgtgctgtaccagcagttatggttgaaatgacaataaaaagtgacgacttgaaacGTGGTGTAGACTTTGCTCTGCACTGACTAGGTTTTCTCTAACAAGGGAGCACTAGATATCTTATTGGCATTGTTACAGAGGAGAGAAATTACCCCATTTTTCCAATCTTGGTGGTGATCAGTGACTCAAATGAAAATTTGTATATACAGGCATTCAGTGAGGACAGATTGTGGATCAGTTATGATTAGAGAATCATGAATTGTTATTGACAGCATGGAggaaggacattcagcccatcatgtccagAAACTGTAAGACTAATGGACAATATCAACATCTTCCCAAGAAGAAGGGAGATATTTGTGTCAAACAAATTATTCTAAGAAGAAAATGATTGAATTGTCGTTGTGGTTTTCAACTATTTTcatgtgcagattttctctgaAATATAATCCACAATTTATTTCTCTGGCATTCTTTTGAAATATCATTGTCCAAAATGTTAGTTTAATATGTATCAAATTGGATAAgatttttgttttatatattaaTGCTAACATGATATAGGAAGTATCATTAGTTCATTTTATAATTGGTGTGGGACTTGGCGATTAATTTATTTTAAAGGTTATAAGAAACGTTGTCATTAAATGGAAATAATGAATTACTGAAAAACTTGAATCTCTGTTACCTATAGGAAAACAGAGACAGAGAAATTCAGGAGCTCCGTCAACAACAGAGGCTAAAGGAATTGGAAGAGAAACGGCATTCGTGGGCTGCTGGTGAACGAAGTGTCTTTGGAAGGAGCAGCAGTGAAAATGATGTGAAACTGCTTATCACAGATGGACTACATGACCTTATTGCTTTCACTCATCTGAGATCTCAAAGCCCTGGGGGTTTAAAGAGAACTAGAAGCAGACGCGTACGGTCATCTGAAAGCACTGCTATCGACAGccatttattgtcatttttacAGGCTGCTGGTGCAGATGAACAAGCTAAATCAAATAGTATGCCCCGGTCTGTTGCACGTTGTTCTAAACAGCGAGCAGCTTGGCAAGAGAGGTCAGAAACTCAAGATGGAAACTCAGATAGTGCCTACTTTGACTCTGATCAAGGGTCTTCTCATAACACAGCTATAAAAGATGACCATCTCTGCAAGGCATCAACTGGGCCTGGTATTACTAGGATGAAAGAGTCTGCTTCTACGGACAACTTAAGTATCACAAAGACTGAAAGTGAAATCGGTAAGAATGAAGAAGATACCTACAATAACAATGAGATTATAGTAAAGGATATGGGCCACACAGAGTGTACAGACACCACAAACTTAAACCATATAACTGCTTCTAAACAACAACTTGAGCTTCTAGAAGGTTTACAGACTTACAATTACTCCAACTGTAATGTAGCCGACTCTAGCCAAGTGATGTCTTGTGATGATATAACATTAACAGACCTGGAGAACACTGAAGACTTAAGTTTGCAGACTCCTACGACAGATGTGAGTGTGCAAATGCCAAGTATCAACATGAGTGTGCAGATGCCAAGTACAGATGTGGGTGTGCAGACTCCCAGTACAGATGTGAGTGTGCAAACTCCGGGTACAGATATGAGTTGGCAGACTTCTGATTCAGATATGAGCCCCCTGATGTTTGGTACGAGTGTATCTATTCAGACTTCAACTGtctctgattctattgtattttcttCAAATCTAGCTTCAAAGGAACCTAGTTGTGATGATGGTGAATTTTACTTTAATACAGGTCCTCTGTCGTCAACACAGATAATAAAGAATGAAGTATCCATTCAGAGTTCAAATGCAAAAACATCTGGTGATTCTGTTTCAAATAAGGAAAGCAGAACCATATTTTTTGTTTTGGGATACACAAGTGATGGACGAGATTGTTCTGAAGCCTCAGAGAACTGTGAACTAAAAGTCTGCCAGATAGTTCAAGAAAAATCACAAGAGGAATCTGAAAATCCTAATAGTGATCAGACAGAAATTTCTAACAATTTGGAAGTTGTGAAAAAGGACTCTCCCCCCATTGCCACCTTGAAAAGTACAAGCATTAAAAATTGTATTTCTCCTGAGGTAGTTTCTGAGAAAGTAAAGTTAACAAAGGAAGCAAAGCAGATTTCCAGTTCAAAGCAGCCCAGTATAGTCAAAGGAAAAACATTGCCCACTCCAAAAACAGCTTCGCAAAGTTTGAACAGTGTAGATCCTCCAAAATCTTCAAGGACAACAAATAACCCCAATAATAATGAAATAAGAAGGGTCTTGTCAATATCAAAGTCAAGCAGAAGATCAAATAGTGTCAAAAGACAAGAAGCAAAACCATTAAGTAACGATGAACCAAAACACCCACAAAAGTCTTCAGGGTCAAATTGGCAAGATAACTGGTCAAAGGCTTCTCGTAGGTCCAGCTATCCTGTGACAGAGCAAAAGCCAACAAAAGGGATTGTTACTTTAGGTACTATGTCTGATAGTATTCCAAAACGTAAAGACTCCCTCAGAAAGCCTAGTGCTAAGCCAGTCCGAAATATCTCCAAGCCAAAGCCTGATGAAAGTAGTAAAATCTGTCGCTCAGTTACAAGAGGTCTTCCTAAGTCCAACACAAACATAGGTGGAGCACAAGAAACCATAGAGGGAAGTAGTTCAGCCATGTCAATTCCTACTCCCAGCTTTGCCAGAAATACCGTGGCTTCTTCCTCTCGACGCCAGAGGACAGACTCCAGACCAATTTCCGACCCATCTCAGCAAACTGCCAAAGCAACTAATCTCACCAGGGCCACTTCAAAAAGGCAAAGTGTGGCCAAATACACAGGAGTAAATCAAACAAAGAGCAGTGAAAATCCTCATATGAAAAGGGCAAATATTCAAAAACAGGGGAGTAAGACCGAAGAGGAGGGTAAAGCACCAACATACAAGACACAGCATTTACACACAGGCAATAACACTTTGCTAAAATCAACTGAAAAGAAACACCTTTCAACCACAGATTCCATTAGAAGCAAGAAAACTCCAGAAAGGACATTGAAGTGGAAGTGAAATGCCTTTTTATGTATAGATTAGGACAGTAGAAAGTTAAGAGTTGAGTAGATCTTCCTGGATGGAAGTTCTCCCCTTGTGCTCCTGCTGTTCAACCTTTCATTGGTATTTATTGCAGTTCTGCATTGGGTCAAAACTTGATAGGTTTTACCTGCTAGAATGTTAGACTCCTAGCTAGAGGGCCAGAGTCTGAATTCCAGCATTGAATAATGCTTGAGCTTCACTTGTTTGAAGGAACTGTGATCAGCCACCTTTTAGGAACCATCTTTTGTGGCATCAGGAAGTGGAGCAGAAAACTGCCAGGACCAGTTCTGCCTTTTAGAAGTGTGCctcctgccattccatcacaacTTAATCGATGTGCACAGAAATCTGTTGGCCTTACCCTATTTTAGATGACACCAGGAGCAGAAGTTGAAAATCCAATGGGGTAATGATTATCAAAATTCAAAGTCATACTCACATTCAACTGGTGTCGACCCAGAATTCAGCAAGCACCATATGGTTAGTGGCAAGATAATTGCTAAATTCCTCAGGAAGAAGTACTGGTCCATGGTATTTTCAGGAATGAGTCAGAGTGCTGCTTCTATATAATGGATTTTGATCCATTACATATAAATGTCAAAAAGCTAAGCTAGCTTTATATCTCTTTGCAGTTGATGAATGTATCtttttaaaatgtcaatattAAATCTTCAAATTTTTAGAAGATGGATATTTATAGCTATGGTGGGCTGCTACTTTCTTTTTTTATCAGAGGGAAGTATTGGTGCTAAAGAAATGTATAGAGAAACTAGTGAACGAATGAGTGGGCTGAAGCTTCCACTTGATTACGTAGTTGCAGCacaataatttattttttgtattgTGAAATGAATAATGTGTATAATACAAAGTGCATAGCATAGTCTGTACAGTATTGGTATTTGTTAGCTAAACTCCATGGATGGGTTTGCCACACTAAGATTCAGTCGCTCTTACCAAAGGCTCATAATGGTTATAGGTATAGCAAGAGATTGGAACTTCAGTTTTAGTGGGAATACTGTCTGAGGTCCTGCTCTGTCTTCTTACAACTACTATGGCTGTAAAATTCTTACAGCGGTTGAATTGAATCCCTGTGTTGCAGGAGTTCCCCCACATTTAAAAAAACTGAACATTGTAGAGTTCTTATCAAACTTGATAATAATCGATTCAATGTTGAATGTTGACTGGTGAATTTTGAGCACAAACAGTGCCATGAAATTACTCCACACTTTGTACTTAATAATATCCTTATATTTTACAGTGTGCTGGTATGTATATGGGGATGTTGCACTGTTTCTTCAGCAGTTGTCTTTTTACTGACCTAATTAAATATGAAAGCTGCTCAGTTGTTTGCAATTGCTCGGTAGTCCTGTGCCTGTCATAGCAATGGCATATGGGGACATTACTTGCTCTCTTTCTGTAGTGATTTTTATGGGGCTATATTATACTCTGATTTTTCTCCATGAGCTACTTTAACCTAAAGTAAATATATTTTTGTCAGAACTGAGGTCATTATCTCTCTTAACAGACACACTTACTGCCTGTGAAATGGATTAAGACTGAATGTGGGTAAAACTCAGAAACCTCTGGCTGCCCCATTTACTTTAGATGATTTTTTAAATTACTGGCAGAGTAAGGAATTCCATTCTACTTTTGTTTGTAATTGAATTAGCATGGGATGTTACTATCCATCCACCATAGTGATAGAGTTAGTCTGATATGACAAAACTGATTTCCATCCTGAAGAGCTCACAAAGGTCAATTTAACAGTGTCTAATATTTTGTCTTCACACTGACATGTTTTTCTCATTTGGATTCAAGCATGTTAACTTAGTTTCATTGTCCAATCCACCCCTTTGCCTATTGCGCCCTCCCGTGGCATTGTGTAACATGTCTATGAAAACTGCTTTCCTTTACCTTTCTATCAGCATCTGTGCTCGTCATGTATTAAATAGTAATGGCTCAATAGCCATTTCAAATTTTAAGATTATTTTAAATTTGTAAACAAAAGTGATGTGATTCTGTAAATTGGAATGAAGTGTTGTAGTATTTGCACGTTCCATATACTTCTGTTCAGTCAAGTATTAAAAGTCAATTGTCTCATTAAAGTGATTGT from Hypanus sabinus isolate sHypSab1 chromosome 3, sHypSab1.hap1, whole genome shotgun sequence carries:
- the fhdc1 gene encoding FH2 domain-containing protein 1, whose amino-acid sequence is MIEVISKCWNNGSELAPAFKDLARGWKKPDYFFFSWITMQVMSCLSFVNDKENASSASISDLIPEASTPSPSLPGPPPPPPPPPPPPPPPPPPPPGLPPPPSVSRAGCQKRIRSFFWKTIPEEHIRGKTNIWTISAKEHSYRIDTRTIEELFGQQDDVKIKSGAASSRSSFKSSNKEINILDAKRSMNIGIFLKQFKRSNQCIIEEIRTGKSEAFGSEKLRELLKIIPEAEEVKKLQAFKDDVNKLSLADSFMVLLIQVPSYALRMEAMILKEEFSPACFALHKEIKAMQTAIKELMTCEELHAILHLVLQAGNIMNAGGYAGNAVGFKLSSLLKLADTKANKPGMNLLHFVVLEALKKDAGLSAFPEKLQHIQEAARLSVDNVKADLQSLISRTKSMEGHLKEDVELLHQMEDFIQQALRDLDRLEREQIELQMEANTLIDFFCEDKETMKLEECFKIFQDFCDRFKKAVKENRDREIQELRQQQRLKELEEKRHSWAAGERSVFGRSSSENDVKLLITDGLHDLIAFTHLRSQSPGGLKRTRSRRVRSSESTAIDSHLLSFLQAAGADEQAKSNSMPRSVARCSKQRAAWQERSETQDGNSDSAYFDSDQGSSHNTAIKDDHLCKASTGPGITRMKESASTDNLSITKTESEIGKNEEDTYNNNEIIVKDMGHTECTDTTNLNHITASKQQLELLEGLQTYNYSNCNVADSSQVMSCDDITLTDLENTEDLSLQTPTTDVSVQMPSINMSVQMPSTDVGVQTPSTDVSVQTPGTDMSWQTSDSDMSPLMFGTSVSIQTSTVSDSIVFSSNLASKEPSCDDGEFYFNTGPLSSTQIIKNEVSIQSSNAKTSGDSVSNKESRTIFFVLGYTSDGRDCSEASENCELKVCQIVQEKSQEESENPNSDQTEISNNLEVVKKDSPPIATLKSTSIKNCISPEVVSEKVKLTKEAKQISSSKQPSIVKGKTLPTPKTASQSLNSVDPPKSSRTTNNPNNNEIRRVLSISKSSRRSNSVKRQEAKPLSNDEPKHPQKSSGSNWQDNWSKASRRSSYPVTEQKPTKGIVTLGTMSDSIPKRKDSLRKPSAKPVRNISKPKPDESSKICRSVTRGLPKSNTNIGGAQETIEGSSSAMSIPTPSFARNTVASSSRRQRTDSRPISDPSQQTAKATNLTRATSKRQSVAKYTGVNQTKSSENPHMKRANIQKQGSKTEEEGKAPTYKTQHLHTGNNTLLKSTEKKHLSTTDSIRSKKTPERTLKWK